The Methanobrevibacter boviskoreani JH1 genome contains a region encoding:
- the dptH gene encoding DNA phosphorothioation-dependent restriction protein DptH — protein MSNQFYNYLSSKILNYFNKENIKKGDRFFIELDEAEQVDNLYYSFKQKGIDEGIYNSFNYIHKNAKNEFKSFSLLIDGVNLVLAKSTNVKPDYLVTLRNQVTNQEGEWENTALLIICSEPLDSIYNGMRNLKKEGMPLSINFISRNLETEINKSKKLTKAEKEVAKFVLNNVNEETSAKPTLWDFENILGIIEKGHIDDEDFKELELFKDENLKDHTIPTMKQRLKENHAEFEFIKNAHLYEDLDKELEKRYTDSGVNKLKKDDWENESYKNVKNFREKFKAGNKPLNYEESNKKLTDNSLKYWEKPEYNTAAGRRKRHIIVFNTRKEKEVSLTFQFDQMLKKGFIGKKSLKYCKTSGKKLNVKFDVSLDEPTYKKITYKHNNENRSNFIFNIVVLNAYPEVFDSIKSKYTVKADKNYINVENSDDDYEIIFGSSNNRTEKSIEDKNEIIYLYDNESIIISEESPAWNEGDLNFDLHYNDNDITFKITEKKEKTHPVDSSRIWEIKREYKGDFVYNGTKAILGVNSFYLKDEFKKYLDLEREIIDNNVFYGTLNVDNKLSKVDVQYSERLTNAYQDILNYFKTYDDSPEDNLPSLIYLNNDLEKLYENFINVFNEEIESIESNSFLNDDDTKKDLLKLGRIDTKDKIMYSSFSPINIAYQLEIKKQSGDEKLENNMVKRLVPNNLIPYVCSDDGKTLYKPIYQESAHEWVIYKKSKEVSIGTTNIFIKNVVSEKLDQFIKHFNYLFEFNPKAALKINVININDDKEVVKGVFSFVRSRLPDKLKTKDVIPVEVHIYSDSHKSSFDTFSRCRTKEEFDEEFGLKLSSKTLDEIDILHLVQNNIKYFKHPLDVENYEYAHISFYKGKSASIIANDNMDDIETGLSLNGLLSSVTSTTKHKDYRNGFGTKNILDKENQLVKTSINMNELVENSRNYGKNTYSKNKTIITTVELEEDNIEQLYDKSHWVTFIEPAFGIEYFNKTDNDLIIIHYSDQYSSSSRYDTITVTNKSVQYEDIINDFLRNKEDIEISKDEIISIIKMFNCINGEWLLRLISSKSGNYDMEKLSLVSAIKYSLAIYDHKDIIWIPISMEEILRIAGNVKLSKNEGIFSSDIEKGSYSDDLLLIGLKTNDDGTIEILYYPIEVKAGRNDFQTINKGKNQLNETYNLLKNQLKQFDNEGSEFKNKFFRNFFIQIFISNAEKLNINHIWDEKDFSRIEEFKSKLLNDDYIISYILEDKIGKGTLVSFKRDCFNASIAKEDGLQIIELPMENAYLGLVDTIEDMRKKIQSNSTDIEASDLLFNDNDLGKFDIPKKPDGPIGDDGNGGGEKHPKTHKGPKGPINPPGPPEPPMQKDSLENVRVLIGTQDGYDHKVYWEYGNSKLPNRHMLIQGKSGQGKTYFIQRVLKELSKQNIPSIIIDYTDGFKKSKLEEEFKKSVGNNLDVRTVVRDKFSLNPFKSYKIEIDEGEFMLEDEIKVASRFKNLVGSVYNFGDQQLNTIYNAVIRGIKKHGYKMDFEDLKDELMNEDSSVAGSVLNKLTELLDINPFISDDFDWSSILDKKDGKILIIQLTGLSSDIQNVITELILWDLWHYKTINGDEKNPFAIVLDEAQNLDFGKDSPSSKILKEGRKFGWSGIFATQSVQSFKSEELDALENVDEKIYFHPTDNSITKIAGILTKDNNRKKDWEKKLTKLTKGQCVVQGEFLNSNDELKSSEPVIVNVDEIIGDEPRRLETRTDISDYDGDVLINIEKNNKVSNQNFDDQKGKVVPLSSSGNEVQSLKRFDDSILNDSEQTFDEADFEDYIEFNVKTGLSYKNHGWAIKRGDIEKIIPKSDLEEKFVYIDGKMFKVKISSLVRIFYHKDEEIENYLKEKHLRNEDKTKIRLFLNDKIEKKVEPKNRISFKTTFTEQVKNNGTFVVPREISQYFVPKNNYEDICYFTIDGRKVVGHLNLIFRMRIDNNSRKYLNNYKFVGDDLEVTIPL, from the coding sequence AAGAAGGGATGCCTTTAAGTATTAATTTTATTTCAAGAAATTTAGAAACTGAAATTAATAAATCAAAAAAACTTACAAAAGCAGAAAAAGAGGTAGCTAAATTTGTATTAAATAATGTTAATGAAGAAACATCTGCAAAACCTACTTTATGGGATTTTGAAAATATATTGGGTATTATAGAAAAAGGACATATTGATGATGAGGATTTTAAAGAATTAGAATTATTTAAAGATGAAAATCTTAAAGACCATACAATACCTACAATGAAGCAGAGATTAAAAGAAAATCATGCTGAATTTGAATTTATAAAGAATGCTCATTTATATGAGGATTTAGATAAGGAACTTGAAAAAAGATATACTGATTCTGGTGTAAATAAATTAAAAAAAGATGATTGGGAAAATGAATCTTATAAAAATGTTAAAAATTTCAGAGAGAAATTTAAAGCAGGAAATAAACCCCTTAACTATGAAGAAAGCAATAAAAAATTGACCGATAATTCTTTAAAATATTGGGAAAAACCAGAATATAATACTGCTGCAGGTAGAAGAAAAAGACATATAATTGTATTCAATACAAGAAAAGAGAAGGAAGTTTCTTTAACATTCCAATTTGATCAGATGCTTAAAAAAGGTTTTATTGGAAAAAAATCATTAAAATATTGTAAAACATCTGGAAAGAAATTAAATGTTAAATTTGATGTTTCTTTAGATGAGCCAACATATAAAAAAATTACATATAAACATAATAATGAAAATAGGTCTAATTTCATTTTTAATATTGTTGTTTTAAATGCTTATCCTGAAGTTTTTGATTCAATTAAATCAAAATACACTGTTAAAGCAGATAAAAATTATATTAATGTTGAAAATAGTGATGATGATTATGAAATAATCTTCGGTTCTTCAAATAATAGAACTGAAAAATCTATTGAGGATAAAAATGAAATAATTTATCTTTATGATAATGAGAGTATAATCATTTCAGAGGAGTCTCCTGCATGGAATGAAGGTGATTTAAACTTTGATTTACATTATAATGATAATGATATTACTTTTAAAATAACTGAAAAGAAAGAAAAAACTCATCCCGTTGATTCATCTCGTATTTGGGAAATTAAAAGAGAATATAAAGGTGATTTTGTATATAATGGAACTAAAGCAATATTGGGGGTTAATAGTTTCTATTTAAAAGATGAGTTTAAAAAATATTTAGATTTAGAAAGGGAAATAATCGATAACAATGTATTTTATGGAACTTTAAATGTAGACAATAAATTATCTAAGGTTGATGTTCAATATAGTGAAAGATTAACAAATGCATATCAAGATATTTTAAATTATTTTAAAACTTATGATGATTCACCTGAAGATAATCTTCCAAGTTTGATTTATTTGAATAATGATTTGGAAAAACTTTATGAAAATTTTATCAATGTTTTTAATGAAGAAATTGAATCTATTGAAAGTAATTCCTTTTTAAATGATGATGACACTAAAAAAGACTTACTTAAGTTAGGTCGTATTGATACTAAAGATAAAATAATGTATTCTAGTTTCTCTCCAATAAATATCGCATATCAGCTTGAAATTAAAAAACAGAGTGGTGATGAGAAGTTAGAAAACAATATGGTTAAACGTTTAGTTCCAAATAATTTAATTCCATATGTATGTTCTGATGATGGAAAAACTTTGTATAAGCCAATTTATCAGGAATCAGCTCATGAATGGGTAATTTATAAAAAGAGTAAAGAAGTATCTATTGGTACTACTAATATTTTTATTAAAAATGTTGTATCCGAGAAACTAGATCAATTTATTAAACACTTTAATTATTTATTCGAATTCAATCCAAAGGCTGCTTTAAAAATTAATGTGATTAATATTAATGATGATAAAGAAGTAGTTAAAGGTGTATTTAGTTTTGTAAGATCCAGATTACCTGATAAATTAAAAACTAAAGATGTAATTCCTGTAGAAGTTCATATTTATAGTGATTCCCATAAGAGTAGTTTTGACACCTTTTCCAGATGTAGAACCAAAGAGGAATTCGATGAGGAATTTGGCTTAAAATTGTCCTCAAAAACATTAGATGAAATTGACATTTTACATTTAGTTCAGAATAATATAAAATACTTTAAACATCCTCTTGATGTTGAAAATTATGAATATGCTCATATTTCATTTTATAAAGGAAAATCTGCCAGTATAATAGCTAATGATAATATGGATGATATTGAAACTGGATTGTCATTAAACGGATTACTGTCTTCAGTTACCTCAACTACAAAACATAAGGATTATAGAAATGGTTTCGGTACTAAAAATATTTTAGATAAAGAAAATCAATTAGTTAAAACTTCTATTAACATGAATGAATTAGTTGAAAATAGCAGAAACTATGGTAAAAATACTTATTCTAAGAATAAAACTATTATTACAACTGTTGAATTAGAAGAAGATAATATTGAACAATTATACGATAAATCTCATTGGGTAACTTTTATAGAACCTGCATTTGGAATTGAATACTTTAATAAAACAGATAATGATCTAATAATTATTCATTACAGTGACCAATATAGTTCTTCAAGTAGATATGATACAATTACAGTTACAAATAAATCAGTTCAATATGAAGACATTATTAATGATTTCTTAAGAAATAAGGAAGATATTGAAATTAGTAAAGATGAGATTATCTCAATCATTAAAATGTTTAACTGTATAAATGGTGAATGGTTACTTAGATTAATCTCAAGTAAAAGTGGAAACTATGATATGGAGAAATTAAGTCTTGTATCTGCTATTAAATATTCTTTAGCTATTTATGACCATAAAGATATTATTTGGATTCCAATTTCAATGGAGGAAATCTTGAGAATCGCGGGAAATGTAAAATTAAGCAAAAATGAGGGAATTTTCTCATCAGATATTGAAAAGGGAAGTTATAGTGATGATTTACTTTTAATTGGTTTAAAGACAAATGATGACGGAACTATTGAAATTTTATATTATCCTATAGAAGTTAAAGCTGGAAGAAATGACTTTCAAACCATTAATAAAGGTAAAAATCAATTAAATGAGACTTATAACCTTCTTAAAAATCAACTAAAACAATTTGATAATGAAGGTAGTGAATTTAAAAACAAATTCTTTAGGAACTTCTTTATACAAATATTTATTTCAAACGCTGAAAAATTAAATATTAATCATATTTGGGATGAAAAGGATTTCAGTAGAATAGAAGAATTTAAATCTAAATTGTTAAATGATGATTACATTATTTCTTATATTTTAGAAGATAAAATTGGAAAGGGTACATTAGTTTCATTTAAAAGGGACTGCTTTAATGCTTCAATAGCTAAAGAAGATGGGCTTCAAATAATTGAATTGCCTATGGAAAACGCATATCTTGGTTTAGTTGATACGATTGAAGATATGAGAAAAAAAATACAATCTAATTCAACTGATATCGAGGCATCTGATTTGCTATTTAATGATAATGATTTAGGTAAATTTGATATTCCGAAAAAACCAGATGGTCCTATTGGTGATGATGGTAATGGGGGTGGTGAAAAACATCCTAAAACTCATAAAGGTCCTAAAGGTCCAATAAATCCCCCAGGTCCCCCTGAACCTCCAATGCAAAAAGACTCTCTTGAAAATGTAAGGGTATTGATTGGAACACAGGATGGTTATGACCACAAAGTATATTGGGAATATGGAAATTCCAAATTACCTAATAGGCACATGTTAATTCAAGGTAAATCTGGTCAAGGAAAAACTTATTTCATTCAAAGGGTCCTTAAAGAATTATCCAAGCAGAACATACCTTCAATAATCATTGATTATACTGATGGATTTAAAAAATCTAAATTGGAGGAGGAATTCAAAAAATCAGTAGGTAATAATTTGGATGTTCGTACAGTGGTTAGGGATAAATTCTCATTAAATCCATTTAAAAGCTATAAAATTGAGATCGATGAAGGAGAATTTATGCTGGAAGATGAAATCAAGGTGGCAAGTAGATTTAAAAACCTTGTTGGTTCTGTATATAACTTTGGAGATCAACAATTAAACACAATTTATAATGCTGTAATTAGGGGTATTAAAAAGCATGGATATAAAATGGACTTTGAAGACCTTAAAGATGAATTGATGAATGAAGACTCATCTGTGGCAGGCTCCGTTTTAAATAAGTTAACTGAATTATTAGACATAAATCCATTTATCTCGGATGATTTTGATTGGTCTAGCATTTTAGATAAAAAAGATGGAAAAATTTTAATTATTCAATTAACAGGTCTATCTTCTGATATTCAAAATGTTATAACCGAGTTAATACTTTGGGATTTATGGCATTATAAAACAATTAATGGTGATGAAAAAAATCCATTTGCAATTGTTTTGGATGAAGCTCAAAATTTAGACTTTGGAAAGGATTCACCTTCTTCCAAAATACTTAAGGAAGGTAGGAAATTTGGATGGTCCGGAATATTTGCAACACAATCAGTTCAAAGTTTTAAATCTGAGGAGTTAGATGCATTAGAAAATGTTGATGAGAAAATATACTTTCATCCAACGGATAACTCTATTACAAAAATTGCAGGTATTTTAACTAAAGATAATAATAGGAAGAAGGATTGGGAAAAGAAATTAACTAAACTTACTAAAGGTCAATGTGTTGTTCAAGGTGAATTCTTAAATTCAAATGATGAATTGAAATCTTCAGAACCTGTGATTGTAAATGTTGATGAGATTATTGGTGATGAACCCAGGCGTTTAGAAACTAGAACAGATATTTCAGATTATGATGGTGATGTTTTAATAAACATTGAAAAGAATAATAAAGTTTCAAATCAAAACTTTGATGATCAGAAAGGAAAGGTTGTGCCTTTATCTTCATCTGGTAATGAGGTTCAAAGTTTAAAGAGATTTGATGATTCAATTTTAAATGATTCTGAACAAACATTTGATGAGGCCGATTTTGAAGATTATATTGAATTCAATGTAAAAACGGGTTTATCCTATAAAAATCATGGATGGGCTATTAAAAGGGGAGATATAGAGAAAATAATTCCAAAAAGTGATCTTGAAGAAAAATTTGTTTATATTGACGGTAAGATGTTCAAAGTTAAAATCTCATCTTTAGTACGTATATTTTATCATAAAGACGAAGAAATTGAAAATTATTTGAAAGAGAAACATCTGAGAAATGAGGATAAAACTAAAATTAGGCTGTTCTTAAATGATAAAATTGAAAAGAAAGTAGAACCTAAAAATCGTATTAGTTTTAAAACTACATTTACAGAACAAGTAAAAAATAATGGAACTTTTGTAGTTCCAAGGGAAATTTCTCAGTATTTTGTTCCTAAAAATAATTATGAAGATATATGCTATTTTACAATTGATGGAAGAAAAGTAGTTGGACATTTAAATTTAATATTTAGAATGAGAATTGATAATAATTCTAGAAAATATTTGAATAATTATAAATTTGTTGGTGATGATTTAGAGGTAACTATACCTCTTTAA
- the argB gene encoding acetylglutamate kinase: MTDVNILVEALPYIKKFYGKKILIKYGGHAMVNKEAMASTARDTVLLKYVGMEPIVVHGGGPEISRSMEKLGKEANFVNGLRVTDEETMEIIKMVLVGKISTNIVSQINLHGGKGIGISGKDSELIRAKKRPLQVFTDSDTGESQKVDLGLVGEVVSVNHGILDMFTENDYIPVIAPIGMADNGSTLNINADTAAGEIGQSVKAEKLIILTDVPGVLRDPDDPSTLIQRIRVDEVPQLIEDGIISGGMIPKIETCVDAVKGGVKSAHILDGRVPHTILLEIFTKEGIGTMVTK, translated from the coding sequence ATGACAGATGTAAATATTTTGGTGGAAGCATTACCATATATTAAAAAATTTTACGGTAAAAAGATATTAATTAAATACGGAGGTCATGCTATGGTAAATAAAGAAGCTATGGCCTCAACAGCAAGAGACACCGTTTTACTTAAATACGTAGGTATGGAACCTATAGTAGTTCATGGTGGAGGGCCTGAGATTTCAAGGTCTATGGAGAAACTTGGTAAGGAAGCTAATTTTGTAAATGGTCTTCGTGTAACCGATGAGGAAACCATGGAAATTATTAAGATGGTTCTTGTTGGTAAGATCAGTACCAATATTGTATCTCAGATTAATCTACATGGTGGAAAGGGTATAGGTATTTCTGGTAAGGACAGTGAACTTATTAGGGCTAAAAAAAGACCTCTTCAAGTATTCACTGATTCAGATACTGGTGAATCTCAGAAGGTTGATTTAGGTTTGGTAGGTGAGGTTGTATCCGTAAACCATGGTATCCTTGACATGTTCACTGAAAACGATTATATACCTGTAATTGCACCTATCGGAATGGCTGATAATGGTTCAACCTTAAACATTAATGCGGATACCGCGGCAGGTGAAATCGGACAAAGTGTCAAAGCCGAAAAACTCATTATCTTAACCGATGTTCCAGGTGTTTTAAGGGATCCTGATGACCCTTCAACTTTAATCCAAAGAATCCGTGTGGATGAGGTCCCACAGTTAATTGAAGATGGTATCATATCAGGTGGTATGATTCCTAAAATCGAAACCTGTGTGGACGCGGTTAAGGGTGGGGTAAAATCAGCCCACATTCTTGATGGTAGGGTTCCTCATACAATCCTTCTTGAAATCTTTACAAAAGAGGGTATCGGAACTATGGTTACAAAATAG
- the aksF gene encoding homoisocitrate dehydrogenase: protein MINIATIPGDGIGKEVLKAGLYVLDYFDLNFEYTPAPAGRECFNKTGETIPEETIKIAKNADATLFGAITSTPGEKSPIVTLRKELDTYGNIRPIKSFKGVDCIYDDLDFVIVRENTEGLYSQSEEIIEEDEYVIANKIITKKASERICKLAFNLAVKEGRKSVVASHKANVLRKTDGLFRDTFYEVAEDYPNIETNDYYVDATSMFLVTQPQNFDVIVAGNLYGDILSDESAGLVGGLGLAPSGNIGDKHGLFEPVHGSAPDIAGKDISNPIAMLLSTSMMLDYLSFDYEADLLKRACEEVLRKGNVLTPDLGGTAKTYEMADAVVCNIRELEKSD, encoded by the coding sequence ATGATTAACATTGCAACAATACCTGGTGATGGAATAGGTAAGGAAGTGTTGAAGGCCGGATTATATGTACTTGACTATTTTGATTTGAACTTCGAGTATACACCTGCACCTGCAGGTAGGGAATGCTTCAACAAAACAGGAGAGACGATTCCTGAGGAGACAATCAAGATAGCCAAGAATGCTGATGCAACATTGTTCGGAGCCATCACATCAACCCCAGGTGAAAAGAGTCCGATAGTAACCTTAAGAAAAGAACTAGATACATATGGAAATATTAGGCCAATAAAATCCTTTAAAGGTGTGGATTGCATATATGATGATTTAGACTTTGTGATTGTACGTGAAAATACCGAGGGATTATATTCACAGTCCGAGGAAATCATCGAAGAGGACGAGTATGTAATCGCAAACAAGATCATTACAAAAAAAGCGTCAGAAAGGATTTGTAAACTTGCATTTAATCTTGCCGTTAAGGAAGGAAGAAAAAGCGTGGTGGCATCCCATAAAGCGAATGTTTTAAGAAAAACCGACGGTCTGTTTAGGGACACCTTCTATGAAGTGGCAGAGGATTATCCGAATATAGAGACCAACGATTACTACGTGGATGCAACGAGCATGTTTCTTGTAACACAGCCACAGAACTTTGATGTGATCGTTGCGGGAAACCTTTATGGGGACATACTATCAGACGAGTCTGCAGGTCTTGTAGGTGGTCTTGGTCTTGCACCAAGCGGAAATATAGGAGACAAGCATGGCCTGTTTGAACCGGTACATGGTTCAGCACCGGACATTGCAGGTAAAGACATATCAAACCCGATAGCCATGCTGCTTTCAACAAGCATGATGTTGGACTACCTTAGCTTTGACTATGAGGCGGACCTACTTAAAAGGGCATGTGAGGAAGTCTTAAGAAAGGGTAATGTGCTAACACCTGATTTAGGCGGTACCGCCAAAACATATGAAATGGCGGATGCTGTTGTATGTAACATACGTGAACTAGAAAAATCAGATTAA
- the dptG gene encoding DNA phosphorothioation-dependent restriction protein DptG, protein MNMKENYIQILKLMNVKVEEKTLRNNANKNTILFPFNSRKEYRARFNNEFYSILGEFSRILLNKKLDNTLSIPSTLNQIKSNKDNYFDIEEGSEEYLEKLIKEYLFNRKGELKISNPYLFLYLPLSNDKHSNGEKEIALFLRDVFFRDNDNLKEFFKTKESDNLIIKLILNNIPKLYENETPYKYNCYLDNIKNVFNEDINFITNYKEYFIENINKIFAYYYFFYISQLILKINRGFDDNKEIDNLYYLLDWESASKNRKTINKGYKFLKDKTSSLYAQLSLIDQINTLLGTSGLLEKDLLNQFNQLSNENQNEVIKYLKKWISLYKLYSKFDDEKNSQEEYLEELPNNFKDLVNELYKSLNNKKHGIDAAQKSRYAQNLEDMAKKFFLKRRGSYGYILNLNRDILLIMTALCVKDKKIRLNQLFEEYEKRGLFFDRYSKEEIIKLLTKLNLIDKKSDSGDAQYVKPIL, encoded by the coding sequence ATGAACATGAAAGAAAATTATATTCAAATATTAAAATTGATGAATGTTAAAGTAGAAGAAAAAACTTTAAGAAATAATGCTAACAAGAATACAATATTATTTCCTTTTAATTCCAGAAAAGAATATAGGGCAAGATTTAATAATGAATTTTATTCTATACTTGGAGAATTCTCACGGATATTATTAAATAAAAAATTAGATAATACTCTTAGCATACCTTCCACATTAAATCAAATTAAATCCAACAAGGATAATTATTTTGATATTGAGGAGGGTAGTGAAGAATATTTAGAAAAATTGATTAAAGAATATCTTTTTAATAGAAAGGGAGAACTAAAAATATCAAACCCTTACTTATTTTTATATTTGCCTTTATCAAATGACAAACATTCCAATGGAGAAAAAGAAATTGCATTATTTTTAAGGGATGTATTTTTTAGAGACAATGATAACCTAAAAGAATTTTTTAAAACAAAAGAAAGTGATAATCTAATTATTAAACTAATTTTAAATAATATCCCTAAATTATATGAAAACGAAACACCCTACAAATACAATTGTTATTTGGATAATATTAAAAATGTTTTCAATGAAGATATTAATTTTATTACAAATTATAAGGAATATTTTATTGAAAATATAAATAAAATATTTGCATATTATTATTTCTTTTATATAAGTCAATTAATTTTAAAAATAAATAGGGGTTTTGATGATAATAAAGAAATTGATAACCTTTACTATTTATTAGATTGGGAAAGTGCAAGTAAAAATAGAAAAACAATCAATAAAGGATATAAATTTTTAAAAGATAAAACTAGCTCATTATATGCTCAATTAAGTTTAATTGATCAAATAAATACATTACTTGGTACATCAGGATTACTTGAAAAAGATTTATTGAATCAGTTTAACCAATTAAGCAACGAAAATCAAAATGAGGTAATTAAATACTTAAAAAAATGGATTAGTTTATACAAATTATATAGTAAATTTGATGATGAGAAAAACTCACAGGAGGAATATCTTGAGGAACTACCTAACAACTTTAAAGATTTAGTTAATGAACTATATAAATCCCTTAACAATAAAAAACATGGCATTGATGCTGCACAAAAATCAAGATATGCACAGAATCTAGAAGATATGGCTAAAAAATTCTTTCTCAAACGTAGAGGATCTTATGGTTATATTTTAAATCTTAACCGTGATATACTTTTAATAATGACTGCACTATGTGTTAAAGACAAAAAAATAAGACTTAATCAATTATTTGAAGAGTATGAAAAAAGAGGACTTTTCTTTGACAGATATTCTAAAGAGGAAATTATCAAATTATTAACTAAATTAAATCTAATTGATAAAAAAAGTGATAGCGGTGATGCACAATATGTTAAACCAATATTATAA
- a CDS encoding HEAT repeat domain-containing protein translates to MEKTIDELIQQLKTDDDFDREEALGQLEVRSEESFDSLVEALGNRNKKIRRYSAQVLGYIGDERAIEPLIVVLEDNNKFVRREASTALLRIGEPAYDSLIELLNHENWRVRGAAAWALGGLGKEEAIESLEPLLNDESGFVKAGAKSAINQIKESN, encoded by the coding sequence ATGGAAAAAACTATAGATGAATTAATTCAACAATTAAAAACTGATGATGATTTTGATAGAGAAGAAGCTTTAGGTCAACTTGAAGTAAGATCCGAAGAGTCTTTCGACTCTTTAGTTGAGGCTTTAGGTAATAGAAATAAAAAAATCAGAAGATACTCAGCTCAAGTTCTCGGATATATTGGAGATGAAAGGGCAATTGAACCTTTAATCGTTGTTTTAGAGGACAACAATAAATTTGTCAGAAGGGAAGCTTCAACCGCTTTACTACGTATCGGTGAACCTGCATACGATTCATTGATTGAATTATTGAACCATGAAAACTGGAGAGTTCGCGGTGCTGCAGCTTGGGCTTTAGGTGGATTAGGTAAGGAAGAGGCTATCGAATCCTTGGAGCCACTTCTTAATGATGAAAGTGGTTTTGTAAAAGCAGGTGCTAAGTCTGCAATCAATCAAATTAAAGAATCCAATTAA
- a CDS encoding class I adenylate-forming enzyme family protein: MLSIISEFGRILKSKGIEKGDRVLIYLNNSPEYLFSILGLWRIGAIAIPTNRILTKDELQYMINNSEAKLIISDDEAKETIEKLNIDSFIPHPEETESYREADLLPAETTDWDDVCQLQYTSGTTGKPKGTMLTHGNWFAAIHNECDVLQLRQNDVALIIYPMAHVGLSWAISALSSGALYIMMSQYNIEDYRYLCEEERVTVLGGMPPIIHTLTTHPEYVKQFNSVREIISGGGPLHKKIWKQFQHLYGIPVINSYGLSETIVIGTGTVIRPEDYWSADRYESVGHPVCFSEVKIVDPNDASKELPLYENGEIALRGPAVAKGYWNMEKETRETFLEDGWFLTGDIGYIDQDNRLFITDRKKDMIVMSGWKIYPTEVEEILIKHPAVEDLAVFSIDDCHKGELPVVAVIWKDDILTEDNEEELKADLDKYARERLARYKVPHKIFTTNKLPRVNNWKLLRRELKEEYNIYADMD, translated from the coding sequence ATATTATCAATCATATCTGAGTTTGGAAGAATATTAAAAAGCAAGGGAATTGAAAAGGGGGATAGAGTTTTAATATACCTAAACAATAGTCCGGAATATTTATTCTCAATACTTGGACTATGGAGAATTGGAGCTATTGCAATACCTACCAATAGAATATTAACCAAGGATGAACTTCAATACATGATTAACAACTCTGAGGCCAAACTTATTATAAGTGATGATGAAGCAAAAGAGACCATTGAAAAATTAAACATCGATTCATTTATTCCACATCCTGAAGAGACCGAATCATATAGGGAAGCCGATCTTTTACCTGCCGAGACAACCGACTGGGATGATGTGTGTCAACTTCAATATACCTCAGGTACAACAGGTAAACCTAAGGGAACAATGTTGACACATGGTAACTGGTTTGCTGCCATCCATAATGAATGTGACGTGCTTCAATTAAGACAGAATGATGTGGCATTAATCATCTATCCAATGGCACATGTAGGTCTTTCATGGGCAATATCCGCACTCAGCAGTGGTGCGCTATACATCATGATGAGCCAATACAATATTGAAGATTACAGATACCTATGTGAAGAGGAAAGGGTAACGGTACTTGGTGGAATGCCACCAATCATACATACCCTTACAACACATCCAGAATATGTAAAACAGTTCAACTCAGTCCGTGAGATCATATCCGGTGGGGGACCACTCCATAAGAAGATATGGAAACAATTCCAGCACCTTTACGGAATACCTGTAATCAACTCATATGGTTTAAGTGAAACCATTGTAATCGGAACAGGAACAGTCATCAGACCTGAGGATTACTGGAGCGCAGACAGATATGAGAGTGTAGGCCATCCGGTATGTTTCTCCGAGGTGAAGATAGTGGACCCGAACGATGCAAGCAAAGAATTGCCTCTATATGAAAATGGTGAGATTGCATTGAGGGGACCGGCTGTGGCTAAAGGTTATTGGAACATGGAAAAGGAAACCAGGGAAACGTTCCTTGAGGACGGATGGTTCTTAACTGGGGATATCGGATATATAGACCAGGACAATCGTCTATTTATTACAGACCGTAAGAAAGATATGATTGTAATGAGCGGATGGAAGATTTATCCAACCGAGGTAGAGGAAATCTTGATTAAACATCCGGCAGTCGAAGACCTTGCTGTTTTCTCAATTGACGATTGTCATAAGGGCGAGCTTCCTGTTGTGGCAGTCATATGGAAGGACGATATCCTGACAGAGGACAATGAAGAGGAGTTAAAAGCAGACCTTGACAAGTATGCACGTGAACGCCTTGCAAGATACAAGGTTCCACATAAGATATTTACAACAAACAAGCTTCCAAGGGTAAACAATTGGAAACTACTTAGAAGGGAATTAAAGGAAGAATATAACATCTATGCAGACATGGATTAA